In Chlamydiales bacterium, the DNA window ATTTCCAAGTTTTTCTATGACAAACTCTTTTATTTTGTTTACAAAAGAAAATATACTTATTTTTAATTCTTTCCACTTATATTGATTTTTTATTTGATTCGTATACATCGGATTTTTTCTAATGAAGCTATTAGCATTATCTATCAACTTCAAGTCTACAATGCGCCTTAAACCCTTATTATCACCAGATGCTCTTTTAATAAACCAATTTTTTTCATCACGATCCAAATTGCCAATAAGAAAATCAAATATGACAGACTTTTGAAAAAGAATAAGCTCTTCCTCACTAAAATAATCCCTAGACTCAAGTTCAGATAAAACCATCTCCACCTCTTCAAAAGAGGTCTCTTTTTTCTTATTTGTAAGAAAGCTTTGAAAGGCACCTGCTTGCCCCATAATTTGCGTCAGAATTGATGGAGGGGATAAGCCAATATCAAAATACCTATCCGTAAAATAGGCTGCAACCTCGGCTTTAGGTTGACAATCAGATGAAGAACTTAGAAAATACAATTGTCCATGAAAATTACGCTTAAAAAAGTTTTTAATTTTTGTCATTAAAGAGACATTTTTACTTGCCTTAAAAATACCAATTTTTTTTCCACTCAATGCACATGCAATTTTAGTATCCGTTGTACCTCTTGCAGGTATCATTTCAACGCCCAAGCATGCAGCAAGCTTTGCTTTTTCCGCTTGTCTTGATACCCTCGCAAGCTCTATCTCTCTTTGCTTTATTTTAATTAACTCTTGGTTCTTAGTTTGAGCTTTCTGTAAATCAATATGTTCTTGTTTCAAACGCTGTTTTTCACAACGCTTTTCTTTAAGCGTTGGAAATAAAAATTCTTCAATTTCTTTTGTTAAAGCAGATTTTCCGTCCACACCTTTTACTTTAAGCATACTAAATAAATCTCTATCTCTTAGGTGTGCAAGCTTGTTTATAAACAAATCTCTTACAATCTGTTTACCCATACTATTGTTCGCAACTCTCTCAAGCCTTCCAAGCGATAAAACGATTTGTTTAATCCGATTATTTAATAAATTTCGTCCTTCTGCCCTACCTATCCAAAAAAAATCTTTAATCTTATCAAACCAATCCTTTCTAACCAAATGGTTGTCAATAACTTTTAAATCAGTAATATGAGGAGTTGCCTTGATAAGGAAAATATCAGACCTAATGTCCTTATCAAAGCAATCATATACTTCAAAAGGAGAAAGAATTGACACTCCTGTTATCATCATAACTTTCCTAAATTAAATCATCAAAGATTGTAGTTTTTAAAATCTTAATAATCAAATTAATTTAATGCAAAGAAATTGCTGTTAAAGCCCTAAAGAGGCCATTTTCTCATTGTAATAGTAAACCTTGAGCAAAGAAGAAACTTCTCTCTTGTTGACCTTATCTTTTAAATCTATGTTTTCTTGAGTCTGATAAATTAAATACTCAGGTACCATTTCTTTCAATACATTTCTCCAATAACTACGAGAGAGCTCTGGATAGCGACTCAAAAACTTAAGAATTTCACCATAGGTAAATTCAATCTCGTTAATTTCCCCCCCCTCTTTAAAATAATTTTTCCAACCTTGAAAGGCAAGACTCACCTCAAAGGGTAATAACTCTCTTAAATCAAAAGAATGATATAACAACGGATCAAAAGAGATTAAATTAATGAGTGTCAAATAAGATTGCGGCGCTGTCTGCCAGTAGAGCACAGTCCATTCCTGAGAATACTGTAAAAACTCTTGAAATTCCTGAAAAAAAATCGGTCTTGATAATAATTTTTTTCCCAATAACTCTTTCCATAGATGAAAACGAAAAAGAACTTCAGGAGGAGCCATCACATAACTTTCAGCAAAGTCTGGAAGAATACCTATCTTATCTTCTTTTACATTCTTTAAATACTCTGAAGGGCCTTTAAAGTTAATTTTCATGAACTCTGGATTCTGCCAAAGAAATAATGAAAACTCTCTGTAGGTAACTTGTAAGAAGGGGTTATCATCTATTTTTTTCTCTATCCAACTGTCACGAGTGTAAAAAACAGAATAGAGAATCCCTATCAAAACAATCAAAAAAACTAAACAAAACCACAAGGAAAAGGTCTCCTTGTGGTACAACTTCCCAGAAATAAACTCTTTTTCGGATAACTTTGTCAAATATCAGAAACCATAAGCCAATTTCAGCTGACCATAATTTGTCCTAAAGCGCGTTAGCTGCCCATCTTGAGAAAATCCATCATACCACTCAATTGAAAGTCGCACTTTTCTTTCAGATCCATCTAACCTTCCCACTTCCATACCCAAGCAATAATTCTGGTTAAAGTACCAGCCATCTTGCTCTCTATTTTCAATATATACAGCTAAAAAAGGTCTCCACAATAGCCTATCACAACGATCTCTCCACCAATCAAACTTTAATTCAAAGCCGTATCCAACATACAATGGATGCTGTTTAAAGCCTGCATCAGAAATAAAATCATCTCCAACACCCGCGTAAAGCCTTAATTCCTTTGTAAATTGATAAGATGCAAAAAAATCAAGCGTTTCTATAGCTGGATTATATCTCATAATTCCAGGGTGATTTAACAAGTACTCATCCCCTAAGTGAGAAGAGATATGAAAAAGACGTAAACGATAAGACCAGTCTCCAACAGCATACGTGACTGGAATTGCACAATAGTAATCAGCATTTACCAAATCATGAGAACTCGTATCCAAATTGAATACAGCAAAAACACAGCCTTCGACAGCTATTTGCAAATCCCCTCTCCAAGGAAGCACTCCAAACCATCGGTAGATAGGAAGTGGATCCCCAAAAGCAACAGCTGCACATGATTGACCAATCACTTTATCACCCGCTCTGTATGCAGCAGAAAACATCGGCTGTCTTGGGTCTGCAATAAGTGGCTGAAATAACTCATCAAATTCAGGAAGCCACATACCAGAAATTTCACAACAAGGCCTTCTTCTCCACTTAGCACACTGTATAGATGGAATATCAGGTGGCGTTTTACATACTACATGAACTCCACAAACACCAGGAACATCTTTAATATCAGCAATAATACGAGAAAGAAGCTCACAACTTGCAGGTGGATGAGAAAGATAGACCCATCCATGCTTTACAACGATATTTACACGAAACTCATAATAATTTGCGTCGACAAGTCCCTGTAAATACCCTTCCAAGTAGGCATCATTTGTAGGACAAGGCTGAACAGGGTTACAAGGAATATTACCAGCCTCCATAGCTTCAAGCGGTACTGTCAAAAATGTAGCAGCAAAGCAGCTAAACATACAAAAAAATAATCGATAAATCCATGTCTTTCCCATCATTTCCCCAATATCCAATTTAAATACAAAAACGATGATCTATAACTAATTTAAAATATTGATGCAAAAACTTTCTGTATATACATGAAAATCTTAGAGAAAAGACATAGGATATAATTTAATTATCTTCTATCAACACAATCTTTCTCTTTTCCCTCTGCAACATTCTGATAGAACTATAAGAACAAAATAACACACCCGCTACGAGCGCTAACACAGGCCCAAACAACACGACCAAAAGGCTTCCAAGCGGGGGTGCAAAACAACCTCGTATCCCCATCATTAAAAGCATTACGCTACTAAATGGAGAACTGTTCTTATCCTGAGAAAACATAGGCCCTGCAAGGTTCCAGCAAAGATGAAAACCAGCTTGTGCACTTCCATAAATCAAATAAGCGATATACACCCAAATCACATTAGTAGTTGCAGCAAGCAAGCAAATGGGAAAAAGTCCCATGAGAACAAAAATTACAAAACATAATTTATAAATATCAAAACGAGAGAATAATTTTCCCCAAATAGGTGATGTAAATGCATACCCAACCCCTCTCCAAACAGAAAGAGCAATTGCAAGATCTGTGTAAGAAAGTCCTAGCACATCTAGAAAAAAAATGGGTAGTGCTGGTTGAATTACCATAATGCCAACGCCGCAAATCATGACGCCTACTTGAAAAAAACGGTAATCTTGTCTCTCTTTAAGTAATAAATAAGCATCTTTCCAAGGGTCTATAATTTTTTTTATACAAAAATGATCTTCTTCAGGAACTTCTTTTTTGATGCCCTCTAAAGGTATTCTTGCTTGTAAAAACACACCTAAAATACCTATAAAAGCACTCACAGGGAACATCCAACGCCAAGACCCACTGTGATGATCCAACATATAACCAACACCTATCGCAAGCGCAATACCCTCAACATACCCTAAAGCAGAGCTCCAAGAAATAATGTTGCCTCTCGATTTCTTTGGTAAATTCATTTTTAAAATCTCAAGCCAAGCAGGAACCCCTCCCCTCTTAAGAGTCGCATAAAAAATTACTGATATTAAAAAAATCCACGGATTGTCTATGAACGGGAAAAAGAAAAAAGCAACTCTAGAGAGAATTCCAGACCATATCAGATTAGAAAGAACCTTGTGCGGTTTTCTTGCAAGTGTTGAGCTCCAATACATAGAGGCAATTCCAACGACTGGGCGAAGCATCGTAAACAGCCCAACTTGAAAAGCACTGGCATGTAAATCTTTGTGTAAAATAAAGACAAAAAGATAAAAAAGAGTCCATAGAGGCTCATTGAGAAGCTCCGTTATAAAAACAGCATTTCTTGTTTTTATAAAGCGAATATTTACAAAACGTGTATCTTCACTCATCTTCCCAAAATTCTCTTGATTTACAACAGGACTACATGATATGAAATATGGCAATTCTGGGGCAATAGCTCAGTTGGTCAGAGCAGCGGACTCATAACCCGCTGGTCCCTGGTTCAAGTCCAGGTTGCCCCACTTTTTCCACACATACTTCTGAATGGGTTTTTGAGCATTTCGCAAATGTTGCGAAAACCTCATTTTACGCAATTTTTACGCAATCGGCCACAACAGACCAGCACAATTCAAAGCAATCTCTCTTTTTCCCGACCAATTTTTCTGAAATCTTTTCCTACTTCTCCATTTTTTCGTTGGAACAGTGGGAATTCTGGGAACGGAATTCTTTTTCTGCTCATTTTCAGAGACTTACAGTTTATTTAATCGTTCCCATACCACCAAATAGGCTATGGGATCCGTCCATCAAAACTGAACCATCAATGTTGTCTTTGATCGCATCCCATGGGATAAAAGTTTCAAGTACAACCTTTCCGGCAGGCAATAGCACCGAATGGAGGTTTTTTAAGATGTTAAGTGCTTCTTTTCGATCTTGAATAAGCTGAAACGACCCTATAGCGATGAAAAGAAGACTTCATTTGATTTTGCCTATTTAGGAACATCCATTTTCCTTTTTTAAAATGCCCTGCGTCTGTATTTCCTCAGCAAAATATTTTATAAAAAAGGTTTTGGTAAGTTTTGGATTTTTTTTATTTTCCCTTACGAACTCAACGGTAAAACCACATTTTTTGTAAAATCCTGGTGCCGAAAATGCACTTGTAACGAGATTGATGTTATTGAATCCTTTACCTTTGAAATGATTTTCGAGCGCCTGCAGTAATTTTTTCCCATAGCCTTTCCCGCGAAAAGGCTTATAGACCCACATATCATCAATATACACTTCTGAAAATGCAGTGAAGGCATTGAGAACACCAAGCACCTCTCTTTTTTCATCCCTAAGAATAACCGCAAATCTTTTGTAATTTACATCAATGCCATGACTACTTTCATATTCTACAAGATCTTTGCGCATTTTTTCTTCCACTTCTTCAGGAAGTGTGTCGACAAATTCCATTGTGTGACATTTATTATTCATATGAGCCTTCGGGCACTCCATTTTTCATTTTCCACTGTAAAATGAACGGGAACGCAGTTATTAATGGCCCATTCACATTCCACTCCTAAGAAGCAGCAGAGCGCCCAATGAACGCCGCTGTGCGCAACAATTAGTACGGGACCTTTTTGCTCGAGCGCTTGATTTACTCCTTTGAGCACCTGACGCATGAATTTACGCACAGGGTCTTTGGCCTGCAAGTAAGCCATAGTTCCAAGAGCGGTCATCTCTTTCCATATTAGACCGGAACATTCACCAAGCTCCTCTATTTCGCAGTGATTGGCCGAAAGCCTAGAGGTAACGATGTCTTTGGTCTCTTGAGCACGTTTAAAGGGGCTGCAACAAACGGTCTTAATCGGTAAAGAAGCAATAATCGGTTCAATACCATTGGCTTGAGTTAAACCTGTAGAATTTAAGGTGATATGAGCGGGGAGATCGATTTTTTCTTGTGTTGAAATATTATGATCTGTCTGCCCATGACGAATGAAATAAAACTCTTTCTTTAAAATCATGACGTCCATCCGCATTCAGAATAAAAATTTCCTTCCAGAATAGCCTTTAAAGCTGTGGCGTTATAATCCACTACGTTTAATGGCAATGCGTCCAGTGGAAAAAATGCAATGCACTCGCATTTATCAGGTTCTCGGTTGATGATACTGCCCTCCCAGGACGCGCATTCGAAAAAGATATCCACGTTGAGCCGATTTGTTTTTCGATGCATCACGTGGATGAATACTCAAGCGGATAGCTTCGGTTGCTCGAA includes these proteins:
- a CDS encoding DUF1207 domain-containing protein, which translates into the protein MMGKTWIYRLFFCMFSCFAATFLTVPLEAMEAGNIPCNPVQPCPTNDAYLEGYLQGLVDANYYEFRVNIVVKHGWVYLSHPPASCELLSRIIADIKDVPGVCGVHVVCKTPPDIPSIQCAKWRRRPCCEISGMWLPEFDELFQPLIADPRQPMFSAAYRAGDKVIGQSCAAVAFGDPLPIYRWFGVLPWRGDLQIAVEGCVFAVFNLDTSSHDLVNADYYCAIPVTYAVGDWSYRLRLFHISSHLGDEYLLNHPGIMRYNPAIETLDFFASYQFTKELRLYAGVGDDFISDAGFKQHPLYVGYGFELKFDWWRDRCDRLLWRPFLAVYIENREQDGWYFNQNYCLGMEVGRLDGSERKVRLSIEWYDGFSQDGQLTRFRTNYGQLKLAYGF
- a CDS encoding GNAT family N-acetyltransferase, yielding MNNKCHTMEFVDTLPEEVEEKMRKDLVEYESSHGIDVNYKRFAVILRDEKREVLGVLNAFTAFSEVYIDDMWVYKPFRGKGYGKKLLQALENHFKGKGFNNINLVTSAFSAPGFYKKCGFTVEFVRENKKNPKLTKTFFIKYFAEEIQTQGILKKENGCS
- a CDS encoding histidine phosphatase family protein; this encodes MILKKEFYFIRHGQTDHNISTQEKIDLPAHITLNSTGLTQANGIEPIIASLPIKTVCCSPFKRAQETKDIVTSRLSANHCEIEELGECSGLIWKEMTALGTMAYLQAKDPVRKFMRQVLKGVNQALEQKGPVLIVAHSGVHWALCCFLGVECEWAINNCVPVHFTVENEKWSARRLI
- a CDS encoding MFS transporter, yielding MSEDTRFVNIRFIKTRNAVFITELLNEPLWTLFYLFVFILHKDLHASAFQVGLFTMLRPVVGIASMYWSSTLARKPHKVLSNLIWSGILSRVAFFFFPFIDNPWIFLISVIFYATLKRGGVPAWLEILKMNLPKKSRGNIISWSSALGYVEGIALAIGVGYMLDHHSGSWRWMFPVSAFIGILGVFLQARIPLEGIKKEVPEEDHFCIKKIIDPWKDAYLLLKERQDYRFFQVGVMICGVGIMVIQPALPIFFLDVLGLSYTDLAIALSVWRGVGYAFTSPIWGKLFSRFDIYKLCFVIFVLMGLFPICLLAATTNVIWVYIAYLIYGSAQAGFHLCWNLAGPMFSQDKNSSPFSSVMLLMMGIRGCFAPPLGSLLVVLFGPVLALVAGVLFCSYSSIRMLQREKRKIVLIEDN